The following is a genomic window from Prunus persica cultivar Lovell chromosome G7, Prunus_persica_NCBIv2, whole genome shotgun sequence.
TATGCTGAAGAAACTTGTGCTTGAAAATGACAAAGCAAGATTTATTGTAACTGGGCACAGTTTAGGTGGGGCACTAGCAATTCTCTTTCCGGCAGTTTTAACATTTCACAAGGGAGAGGATTCAGATCTGCTGTTGGAGAGATTGGAGGGAGTTTATACATTTGGACAACCTAGGGTTGGAGATGAGAGATTTGGGCAGTACATGGAAAACAAGTTGAAAGAGCATAGGGTTAAGTATTTTAGGTTTGTCTATGCTAATGACATGGTGCCCAGGTTGCCTTATGATGACCGGTCCCTAATGTTCAAGCACTTTGGGACATGCCTCTACTATAATAGGGAATATGAAGTTCAGGTAACAACTGCTTTTCTCTTATCAAATTCAACTGATAAAATCCAGTACTAAAAGAAGTGTTAATGCTCTCTTACCAAACTTGTGTTGCTACGCAAATGTTTATGTTGCCAAGCAGTGAGTTTGTACCACATATTCAAGTAAAATCAACATGGTCAGTAGTCCAAATTCACAAATCTGGCACATTACATTTGTGGAATGCATAAAATTCGACAtgttgaataaatatgcatgtgAAACCCACTTGTAGAGTTGGTTATGACCATAATACATATGTGATCCGTAAGTGTGGTACAAATATTTTAACTCTAGAACATTAACTCTCACaatatgaaattacaattacatGCTTCTTATTATGATGTTAATGTGTGCAGGTTGTTCGAGAAGAGCCAAACAAGAATTACTTCTCCCTAGGGAGTGCTATTCCCATGATGATGAATGCTTTTGGTGAGCTGATAAGAAGTTTCATCATTCCAATTAAGGAGGGACCCGATTACATAGAAGGGCCCTTCTTGAAATTGGTTAGGCTAATCGGTTTGGTAATACCAGGAGCAGCAGCACATTGTCCCCAAGATTATGTAAATTCCACCAGATTGGGATCCTCAAAAGTCTTCCTCCCGCCCAACCATTACATATGAAACTAAAATATGCATGTCTAGTCCTGCATGCCTACAATTCTAAGCAGGATTGCAATTTCCCCATTTATTTTAAGTACATATCAAACTTCAAATTCCTTATCTTAATCTTGctccttatattttctctacCAATGATATTATTTGtagaaaatatttattgactgcctctctaatagaggtgagCCTTAATGTATAAcccacttatatatatatatatatatatatatatatatatattagagaAGTGGTAAGTAATGTGGTTCGAAATGAtaacagaaaagaagaagaagagtattTCAGAGATatcagaaaaagagaaagaaaaatggagaagactAAAGAATTTCTGAGTTTTGATTATTAACTAACTTTTACAAAGCATAGCCCACTCTTATATGTAAACAGATTACAGAGAagcttaactaactaaccacacAGCTTAGCTGTCTAACTAATACACGTGCTAGATACCAGACTTGTAACAAACTTACTGACTTGCTAACCATAGTTAACATAATAACCATAGTTAACATTTTCCCTACTTAGGTAACTCTAGCTTAACCTAAGATGAGCACAATGCTGTGAGAAGATAGGACCATGTAAACCCTTTGTAAAAACATCAGCAAGTTGTTCATCTGTTGAAACATATTGAACCAGCAAATCCTTCTTCTGCACTCGCTCCCTGACAAAATGGAAATCAATGTCCAAGTGTTTAATCCGGGAATGATATACTGGATTTGAACTAAGAGCCAACGCAGACAGATTATCACAATATGCAACTGGAGGATCTGGCAGATACAACTTCCAGTCTTTTAAAACCTGTCGAATCCAAGCTAATCAGCAGTAGTATTGGCTAGAGCCCTGTACTCTGCCTCTGTAGAACTTCTGGAAACAGAGCCTTGTTTCTTTGATTGCCAAGATATAGGATTGCTGCCCAAAAATATCACAAAACCTGTTGTAGACCTGCGAGTATTGATGTCCCCTGCCCAGTCGGCATCACTATATGCAGAGAGATTCATATCACCAGCTGTAAAACTCAGGCCAAATGCTAGAGTACTTTGCACATATCTGAGTATCCTTTTCACCAAATGCCAATGAAGATCAGTAGGTTGATTCATGTATTGGCACACTGAGTTGACAGAATAAGCAAGATCTGGTCTAGTAAAAGTCAAATATTGGAGAGCCCCTACAATGCTCCTAAACAATGTTGGATCAGGTAATACTTCACCAAAATCTCTTAACACCTGCGTATGCGGTTTACATGGAGTTGAGCAGGCTCGACAAGAGTTCATCCCAGCTTTGTGAAGCAACTCTTTAGCATATTTGAACTGATTAACAAATATATCATGGTTCTATAGCTAGGCATAAAGCTTGGTTGATGACAAACTTGTTAGTGACGATATCATAACACAAAACACCTTTATACCCTGAAGAATAACCTAAAAATACACATTGAGTGGTTCGAGGTTGAAACTTATGCACATTATAAGGTCTGAGATATGGATATACAGCAGTGCCAAATATTCTCAAAAATTGTAACTCTGGTTGCTTGCCGTACAATCGAAAATAAGGAGCCTGATGCTTTAAGGCTTGACTTGGcattctatttattaagtagacAGCATGTGCAAGAGAATAATACCAGAACTGTCCAGGCATATTAGCAGCAGTCAGAAGAGTTAGAGCAGTCTCCACAACATGTCTGTTTTTCCTCTCAGCCATACCATTTTGCTGTGGGGTGTATGGACATGTAAACTGATGCAAAATACCATGATTGGCAAGAAAGTCAGTAAATGGTTTGCTAATATACTCGCCACCACTATCACtctgaaaatgatgaattttagCATTAAACTGAGTCTGAATCAAAGCAaagaatttgagaaatttggaGAACACCTCAGATTTATTAAAAAGGGGATATATCCATACAAAGCTAGTACACTCATCTAAGAAGAGTACAAAATATCGAAAGCCATGAATGGACTTAAAATGTGAAGGGCCCCAGACATCACTATGTATCTTAGAAAAAGGAATTTCTGTCTTAACATGAATACTTGAAAAAGGCAGCCTGCGCATCTTTCCTTGAAGACATGAAGGACACAAATCAAATTGTGCATCTTCTGAAACAACCATGTTGGAATCTTTAAGCATAAGCTTAACCACCTCATTTGTTGGATGACCCAATCTTTGATGCCATGTAGTAGAACCCACACGCTGACCAAGATAAGCTGTTGGACTGGAAGACGAGAACCGGGCTGACATAACTTTACATGGTATAGGATATAAGCCATTATGGCTAGAGCCCTTTAGAAGAATTGCCTTTGTTGTCTTGTCCTGTATACAGAAACCAGTAGAATCAAAGCTTATGATACAATGATTATCTTTGCATAACTGATTCACAGATAAAAGATTGGCAGAGAGCTTTGGAACATGAAAAACAGAAGGCATTTTAAGAGAAGTAGAAGCATAAGACAAAGCAGTAGTGCCAATATTTGTTATATTCAAACCTTCCCCATTCCCCACAGTCACTTGATCAATGGACTCACAGGGGGTAACATCATGCAGAGTAGACACATCAGCAACCATATGATGGGAAGCTCCACTGTCTGCAATCCAAACATGGTCTGCCATCTCTTGTCTCGAAGGAGTTGGCATTGGAGCATAACCATGTGTAGGCATATAAGAACTGTGAGCTGCCATAGCAGAGATAGTGGATGGAGGAGCTTGACCTTGATAGACATAATTTGAGCGATGGAAGCAATCCAAAGCACCATGACCCCTCTTACCACAAATTTGACAAGCAATGATTGACCTAGAAAGTTTAGAACTGTCATCACCATGACGATGATAACAATTCACAGCAGTGTGGCCACGTTTGCCACAAATCTGGCATTCCGGAACAACAGAGAATTTAGAAGCTGAACCACCAGAAAACCTGCCATGAAAATCGGAACTTGGATGCCGAGTATGTGAAAAACGACCACGTCCAGAGGCAAAACCTCTACCATTACCAGAGGAAAAACCTCGACCATTGCCAGAGAAGGATTGAGAACCAGAGACTCTATTATGAAAACCAGAAGCATCTTGAGAACCCATATAGGCAACAGAAGGAGTGGGAAGTAAACCCATACcagtagaagaagaataagGATGCTGCAACACCTGACCGGGAGAAGAGGTAGAAGACATATACAGAGCATGGTGAGTGTGAATCCGAGCATCCTCAGTCTGTTCCGCAGCAAGCAATTGAGCACGAAAATCTTTTGGGGAGATCACCGAGTCACGAGCAATGAGAACTGTCTTGATCATGTCATACTCCGAAGGCAACCCATTTAAGACGGTGATCATAAAATCATCATCTGAAATTGGCACCCCAGCAGAAGATAACTTATCACGAATGTGTTTAAGGCGAAGAAGAAACCGCTCAATGGAGGCGGCACCTTTCTGAGCAGTCTGCAGCTCAGTCTTGAGATGATTAATTCGAGCCCGTGATACAGTAGCATAGCGGTCAGAAAGTTGAAGCCATGCCTCGCGAGCAATCTTGCTGCCAATGACATATTCCAATGCCTCATCAGAGAGAGTGGCAATCAGAAAACTCAAGAGAGACTTGTCAGTACGCAACCAATCCCTATAAGCAGCCGTGACCTCAGAAGTAACACCAATTTCATTAAGAATCGCAAATTTGGGGGGAGGCACAAGCGAGCCATCAAAATGGCCAAAGAGATCATAGCCTTGGAGCAGAGATTCAATCTGAAAACTCCACTTAAGAAAATTATCATCACCAAGACGAATAGTAACCATACCCAAGAGACCTTCAATCTTGATGGACGGAGACGACGCCATGAGAAGTAAGAAATCCCGAAGTGCAGCAAATCCCTAAAGGCAAGAAATCCCTAAACGAAGACCGAAAGAAGATGTGAAgaacaaattgaagaaatttgaagaaagaaagaacgaaTTGAGGAGTTGAAGAACAAACTGAAGAattgaagaattgaaaaatggaaaaacaaaCGAAAGAATTGAAGCAGAATGTGACGAAGGGAAGAGCGAAGCAAAAGGATCAAGAAAGAGCGTGAGCGATGCTGGCTCTTGATACCATGAtaacagaaaagaagaagaagagtattTCAGAGATatcagaaaaagagaaagagaaatggAGAAGACTAAAGAATTTCTGAGTTTTGATTATTAACTAACTTTTACAAAGCATAGCCCACTCTTATATGTAAACAGATTACAGAGAaacttaactaactaaccacacAGCTTAGCTGTCTAACTAATAAACGTGCTAGATACCAGACTTGTAACAAACTTACTGACTTGCTAACCATAATTAACATAATAACCATAGTTAACACGCAAATATAATACAAATAGCAGTACTTTGGTGGAGAGTCACCTATATATGAAAAGATGTGTTATGAGCATTTGTCATTAACATAAGTTTATAAggaatttttcttaatttgattttgagtttgaggTGGAGAGTAAACTTCCTTTAGAAATCACCACCACCTAATATATGCCAAGGTCATTtcgtataaaaaatatatatggcgAGACAACaatttgcaaaagaaaaatacttttgATAGTATTAGTGATGATGATACTCTCTCAATAATGATAGAATAGAATATTAGTTTTTAGCTTGTCAGGAACATAATCTTCTACGTACTGTGTCTCAATCTCCATTTTCTCTGAAATGATTCCTGTTTGTCGGTCTTTTGTAAATATACATTCAGAAATAGAACAGAAATTAAAGCACCTATACCACGtgaaaactgaaacactttggAAAAGGTCATCGCCAGGCCAATGAAACATTCATTCCAAATAAAAAGCTCATATATTCCATTCATATGAGATTTCATTCGAATTTGAGATTATTAGTCTGTAAATTAAGATCCGAgcgaaataattaaaaaagggtTGCCAAATTTGTTATATTCCTATGTTTGGCagttgggtttgatccatatGTTGCTACcaataatttaagaaaaagagccaagaccatgctttttatttttaaaaattttgttttccaagccTGTACTACTTTcgtttttgttcattttcgtCGAAGTCTCTGAGAAGTTGTGCAAGTTGTACTCATTTTGCACGCACGTTGTTTACTAGTACAGTGGGGTCAAATGAGTACAAAAGTGTCTTTGCCAtcctgaaaaagaagaaatagtcTTGTCCCATCCAAATTTGTGGAGTTCGTCCACTAAAAAAAggataataaagaaaagattCCACGCAATAATTCATATACCTTTCCTTGAAGTGAACGCGTGAGTCAAAGAAGTGTAAAGAAGAGCATGCTACAATTATTTGCAGGGATAAATAGTAACTCTATCTAGCTATATATGCTACAATTATTGTACGTATGAGAGTAAACTTTAGCTATATTTAAACTAGTTCTAACTTGGTTGAGAGCACTGAAATCATGGCTTGTGACAAGGGATTTTCTTGCACCTACATGCTCTTGGAACCCAAAGATGTGGGTTTCTTTGATCTGATTCACATCTTGTTTTCCAACAACTTAGGGAGAAGGAGGTTTGTCGATTCTTCTGAGGAGACTGAGGATGACTTTGAGCGCAGATGGCTCATATTTCTCTCTATTGTCGTGCAAAAGTTGCTTCAGTTTGTGGCAAAGCCAATGGCAACTATTGGATGGGGGATCGAAATGTGCTTGAATCTTATCTCAAGTAATCAAAGCTTGGTCGGGCTGATCCTAAATTTTCTGCGAGGTATAAGTTTGCTTCCTTCTCATGCATTAACAAGTATTATCATTAATTGTTAAATTTACAGAAATTAATTCAATCTGTGCTGGACTATATTTATATGGAGATTATATTGGATAATGTTTATACGTACAGGTAAGGTTATAATACCAGATAAAGACTCAAGAACATTCTTGTCGTTTATTGGGAATTTGGACAAGCGAGTAGAGCTAGACAAAAGCATCAAACATGGAGATGGCAGGTACAATGCAGCACTTAGTATGATGGCGTCTAAAATATCATATGAGAACGCATTCTACATCCGAACTACGGTCGACCAACACTGGAAGGTATGTCGGAATTTACAACTTTAATTAGGTTTAATAATACTAGAATTTTAATTGCAAAACTCACAcctgctttttgttttgtttttccctttttctggCAGATGGAGTTCTTGGGCTCTTACGACTTCTGGAATGGTAAGAACTAAACTCAAA
Proteins encoded in this region:
- the LOC109950407 gene encoding uncharacterized protein LOC109950407; its protein translation is MASSPSIKIEGLLGMVTIRLGDDNFLKWSFQIESLLQGYDLFGHFDGSLVPPPKFAILNEIGVTSEVTAAYRDWLRTDKSLLSFLIATLSDEALEYVIGSKIAREAWLQLSDRYATVSRARINHLKTELQTAQKGAASIERFLLRLKHIRDKLSSAGVPISDDDFMITVLNGLPSEYDMIKTVLIARDSVISPKDFRAQLLAAEQTEDARIHTHHALYMSSTSSPGQVLQHPYSSSTGMGLLPTPSVAYMGSQDASGFHNRVSGSQSFSGNGRGFSSGNGRGFASGRGRFSHTRHPSSDFHGRFSGGSASKFSVVPECQICGKRGHTAVNCYHRHGDDSSKLSRSIIACQICGKRGHGALDCFHRSNYVYQGQAPPSTISAMAAHSSYMPTHGYAPMPTPSRQEMADHVWIADSGASHHMVADVSTLHDVTPCESIDQVTVGNGEGLNITNIGTTALSYASTSLKMPSVFHVPKLSANLLSVNQLCKDNHCIISFDSTGFCIQDKTTKAILLKGSSHNGLYPIPCKVMSARFSSSSPTAYLGQRVGSTTWHQRLGHPTNEVVKLMLKDSNMVVSEDAQFDLCPSCLQGKMRRLPFSSIHVKTEIPFSKIHSDVWGPSHFKSIHGFRYFVLFLDECTSFVWIYPLFNKSEVFSKFLKFFALIQTQFNAKIHHFQSDSGGEYISKPFTDFLANHGILHQFTCPYTPQQNGMAERKNRHVVETALTLLTAANMPGQFWYYSLAHAVYLINRMPSQALKHQAPYFRLYGKQPELQFLRIFGTAVYPYLRPYNVHKFQPRTTQCFKYAKELLHKAGMNSCRACSTPCKPHTQVLRDFGEVLPDPTLFRSIVGALQYLTFTRPDLAYSVNSVCQYMNQPTDLHWHLVKRILRYVQSTLAFGLSFTAGDMNLSAYSDADWAGDINTRRSTTGFVIFLGSNPISWQSKKQGSVSRSSTEAEYRALANTTAD